GGCCGCCTAGCGCGTGGGCCGGCCGCGCCTCGGAACCAGCCACGGGCGGCAGGCCGCGCGGCTCGCCCCGTCACTCATCGTGGCGTGGACGGTCACCGCCTTCGTGGCCGCCCGCGTGGTGGGGATCGAGCCGCCACAGGGCGAGACCGTCGCCACGGCGATTACGCGGTCGGCCATCCTCGGGGTCGTGCTCGGAGGCGTCGGGGCGTGGCTCGAGACCGGACCGCTGGCCCGCGCCGGGCGGCGGTTCCCGCTCGGCGCGGCACTCGCGGCTCGGACCGTCGCCTACGCCCTCGCCGTGATCCTGGGCATGCTCGCGATCATCACTGTCGTGTTGTGGGTCGAGCGCAGGGAGTCGCCGGCCGAGGTCCTGCGGTCGCCGCAGTTCTGGTCGTTCGTGCGCGAGAGCAACATCGGCCTGATGTTCGTGCTCCTCGTCGGAGCCTCCTTCCTCATCAACCTGAACCTTCAACTCCGACGGGTCCTCGGGCCGGAGACGCTGCTGGCCCTCCTGGTCGGGCGCTACCGGCGGCCGGTCCGCGAGGAGCGCGCGTTCGTGTTCCTCGACCTCACCGACTCGACGGCGTGGGCCGAGCGCCTCGGTCCGCTCGCCTTCACCGACTTCAAGAACGACTTCTTCGCCGACGTCGCCGAGCCGGTCCTCGCCACGGGCGGCCGGATCGTCCAGTACGTGGGCGATGAGGTGATGGTGTCGTGGCCGATGAAGCGGGCCGAGCGCGACGCGGCGCCGCTCCGGTTCTTCTTCCTCGTCGACGCCCGGATCGAGGCCCGCGCCGAGCGCTACCGCCAGCGCTACGGCGAGGTCCCGCGGTTCAAGGCGGGCTGCCACGGCGGCTGGGTCGTCACGGCCGAGGTCGGCGACCTCAAGCGCGACATCGTCCACTCGGGCGACGTGGTCAACACGGCGGCGCGGATCGAGGGCGAGTGCCGGCCGCGCGGACGGCGGCTGATCGTCTCGGAGGCGCTCCACGCGCGGATGCCGGCGCTCGAGGAGACCACCACCGAACCGCTGGGCGACGCCCCGCTCCGCGGGAAGGCCGAGCCCGTGGCGCTCGTCGCCATCGAGGCCGCCCGCCTCGGCACGTCGGCGGGCCCGCCCGCGGGCTGACCGAGGCGGAACCGGTCAGGCGGCCATCGCGCCTCCGCCGGCCTCGAAAAAGGCCCGGAGCTCGGCGTGCGTGTCGGGCGTCGCGGGCGTGTCGCGCACGAGCTGGCCGTCGGCCAGCACCAGCACCCGCGTGCACACGCCGACGACGTGGTCGAGGTCGTGGCTCGACACGAGGACCGTCGCGCCGCCGGTGTCCTCGCGGAGCAGCCGTTCGAGCGCGATCCGCGCGCCGGGGTCGAGGTTGGCGAACGGCTCGTCGAGGACGACGAGCCCGGTCCCGGGCAGGAGGGCTCCGACGATCCCCACTTTCCCGGCATTCCCCAGCGAGAGGTCGCGGATGAGCCGGCCGCCCTCGAGCGCGGCCCCGAGGAACGGCCGGAACCGCTCGACGCGCGCGTCGGTGGTCGCGGCGCTCATCCCGTACGCCCCGCCAACGAGCCGGAAGTACTCCTGAGGCCGAAGAAAGTCGACGAGGAAGCCGGCGTCGAGGTACGCGCCGACGCGGTGCTTCCACCCCAGATCCGGCCCGCCGACGCGGATCCCGTCGAGCACCACGGCGCCGGTCGTCGGTTCGATGAGATCGAGCGCGAGGCGGAGGAAGGTCGTCTTCCCCGCCCCGTTGTTGCCGACGAGCCCGACGCGCTCGCCGGCCTCGATCGTGAGGTCGTCGAGGCGGAGCGCGTCGGCCGTGCCGTAGCGCTTCGACAGGTCGGTGGCGGTGAGCGGGACGCCGGGCATGGCTAGAGGGCGGAGCGAAAGCGGGCCGCGACGACGTGCCGACGGCGGTGGATACGCCGGACGAGGGCCCGGAGCCAGAGCGGCGTGAGCAGGATCCCGACGAGGCCGAGGGCCGCGGCCACGAGCGCGCCCCGGTCGGGGCCGGCGAGAGAGAGCACGCCGCCGGCCAGCGCCGCCGTCGAGCCCACCAGGAGTTGCGCCCCGAACGATTGGGTGTTGACGAACAGGAGCCGCTCCGACACGTCGAGCGGCTTCGGACCGAGCGTCGCGCCCCACAGTGCGGCCGGCGCCAGGACTCCAAGGCTGAACACGACCGACACGCCGACGAGGTCGACCAAGTCGGAGGCGAGAGCGAACACGAGGCCGGCCTGCACCACACCGAGCGTGACGGTCGCCACGACCACGCCGGCCCACTTCGCGCGGACGAACGCCTCGACGCCGCCGGGCAGCGTGAGGAGCCGGTCGGTGTAGCCGCTGGCGAACGAGACGGCGTACTGGCCGAACGAGCCGGCCACCGGACCGGTCGAGAAGAGGAGGACGAGCTCCGTCGGCACGAACGCACCGGCGGGATGCCGCCGGGCCAGGAGCGCGCCGACGGTCAGGACGACGCTGACGACGGCGGCGTTCGCGAGGACGCTCCGGGGGAACGTCGCCCGCGTCACGAGGCGGCGGTCGAGGTCGAGAAACGCCCGGGTGCCGCCGCGGTCCAGCCCGGTGATCGCTCGCGCGGCGGACGCGCGGCGCGACCCGCCCGCGTCGAGGTAGAGCGCGGCGACAAGCGCGTGATAGGCCAGGACCAGGGTGGCCGCGGCCAGCGCGCCCAGCACGGCGAGTCCGAGCCCGCCTGCCCGGACGTGTGCCATCAGCCCGCCCGTGGCCCCCTCCAGCGCCGCCACGAGGCCGACCGTCCCGGCGACGACGCCGATCGTCCGCACTGGCCGCGCACCGAGGCGCGTCTTCCACACGACGAGCAGCGCGTGCGACACGACGACGAGCGCCAGGACCGCCAGCCCGAACGCCCATGCGGCGGGGGCGCCGGCCTCCGCCCGGACCGCCCGCGCCGCGAACGGGACGGCGAACGCGAGCGGGACCACCCCGAACGGCGTCGTCGCCGACCGCAGCAGGACGGCCGCGGCCACGCGCTGCCGCGAGACGGGCAGCGTCAGGAACGCCGTCGCGCCCCGCGTCGGGACGTCCTGGAACACCTGCCGTCCGACGAGGAGGACCGCCAGCGCGGGGAGCACCGCCGCGTCGACACTCGCCAGCGCCGGGAGCCCGGGCGCGACGGCGCCGAGCAAATCCGGCAGCACGAACCCGAGGATGGCCGCCGCGCCGACGGCGTACGCCACGCCGGCCCCCTTCGCGAGCGCGAGGGCGATCCGCCCGCCGAGGTACGGCGCGCGCCAGAACGCGAGCAGTTGGAGACGGAGGAGGGAGGCGACCACGGGGCGGGGGGACGCCCGGAGTATCGCCCCTCCGGCCGTCCCGCTTTACGCGCCGGCTACCGCACGACCGTCACCGGCACGTGCCCCACGACGCCATCGGCCACGGCCCGCACGACGTACGCCCCGCCCCTCAGCCCGCCGACGTTGGCCGCCAGCCGGCGCGGGCCCGACGCTAGCGGGCCGTCGTGGACGACCGCGACCCGCCGGCCGAGCACGTCGACGACCTCGACGCGGACCCACGCGGGCACGGCGAGATCGACCGTCACCGTCAGCGCGCGGGCGGCCGGGTTCGGGAAGGCGGCGAGGGCGAGCGTCGGCGCGGGGGCGTCCGCCTCGGCGGCCGTGTCGCCGAGGCCGGCGGCGACAGCCAGCGCAAACACCACCCGCCCCGTCGCGATCGTCTCGTCATTCGTCCCGTCGAGGCCGGCCCGGTGGATCGTCTCGTCGGCGAGCGACCAGTAGAGGGCCCCGCGGACGCCGTCGACCGCGAGGCCGTAGATCTCGGGAAGGCCGGAGGCGAGCACCTCACCGTCGCCGCTCCCGATGGCGGCGCTCGACACGGTACCGGGCGTGGAACCATTCGTCGGGTCGTTCGAGGCCCAGTAGATCCGTTGCCCGATCGGGTCGAGCGCGAGCGCCTCCACGTCCTCGGCCCCGGCCACGACGACCTCCCGACCAGCCCCGTCGAGGCCGGCCCGCTCGATGGCGTCGGTGCCGGCCCAGTACAGCCTCCGCGACTCGGCGTCGACGGCGACCGCGGTCGCGCTGACCGCGCCGGCCAGCACCTGCCCCGGGTCCGCACCGTCGTAGCCGACGCGCCAGATCCGACGCGAGCCGTCGACCCAGTACACGTCCTGCGCGACCGGATCGACCGCCAGCCCGCCGCGTGCGATCGCCTCGACGAGCACGCGGACGTCGCCGCCGTCGAACGCCGCGCTGGAGACCGATGACTCGTTGAAGTCGGACCAGAACACGCGCCCGGCGCCGGGGTCGACGGCGAGGCCGTTCGGAAAGCTCACCCCGCCGAAGAGCGTCGCGGGGTCCGACCCGTCGAGCGCCGACCGCCGGACGGTGCTCGCGCCCAGCGCCAGCAGCACGTCGGCCTCGGGAGAAAGGGCGAAGCCGGACGGCTGGAACCCGCTCGCGAGCGCCTGGCGGCCGGACCCGTCGAGCGCGGACCGCTCGACGGCGTCGCGCGTGCTCCAGTACAGACGCCCGCCCGCCGGCTCGAGCGTGAGGCCGTTGACGAACGACGCCACGGAGACGAGGTCCTCGGCATTCGCCCCGTCGAGGTCGCCCCGTCGGAGGATCCGACCGGCGCCCGCGGTCTCCTGCCAGTAGAGCTGCCCGGCCGCGCCGTCGACCACGACGCAGCCCGAGGACGTGAGGTCGACCGTCTCGAAACCGGTCCCGTCGTAGCCCACCCGCCGCGGCTCGCGGGTCGCGAAGTCGAGCCAGTAGAGCTGGCGGTTGACGGGGTCGAGGGTCGGACAGGTCGGGCTCTCGCCCGAGGCGGGCGTGTGGAGCGTCCGGACGTCGGACCCGTCGAGGCCGGAAAGGACGTAGGCGCCGGAGGCCACGTCGCGCCAGACGAGGACGCCGTTGTCGAGGTCGATCCGGAACGGCGAGGCGCCGGTCGCGATCGTCTCCGCGTTCGACCCGTCGAGGTCCGAGCGGCGGATCCGGTCGTCGCGGTCGAGCCAGTAGATCGTGCCGGCTCCGGGGTCGAGGAGGAGCATCCGGACGTCCGTCGGCCCGAGGGGCTCGAGGCCGGAGCCGTCGAGGCGGGCACGACGGAGCACGCCGTCGCCGTCGCGCCCGTAGATCCGGCCGCCCAGAGGGTCGATGGCGACCGACGTGAACGGCACGGGGCCGACGACGACCGAGGCCTGGGTGCCGTCGGCGTCGGCGCGATAGACCCCGGCGGGGGCGTCACCGAACGGGGACTCAGCCCAGAACAGCGGCTGCCCGCTGGCGGGCACGGCGAGGAGGATTGCGAGGGCGGCGAGTCGAGGGAGCGTCATGGCGCGCGAGGATGGGACCCCTAAAGCGTCATCGCGCGCCCGAACGGCTCACGCGTCCTCAATCCGTGCGCCCCGCCAAGGGACGGCGAGGCCCCGCTCTTCCCACCACAGACGAGCGGGGCCCCGACGGCTCTCCGAATCGAGAGAGCGGAGGGTCAGCGACCGGAGCCGCGATCCTCGGTTACGTACCGTCCCACTCGTCAATACGAGATCTCGACGCGCAACGGGTCACGCGCGACGAAGAAACCTCATCCCCCGCTCGAGGCCGGCCCGTACGGCGGGCGTCGATCCTTCCCTATCATGCGGCTGTCCATGCCCTCCCCCGTGGCTCACGACGTCACACAGCTCCTGGCCCTCGCTCGCGACGGCGACCAGCGCGCGCTCGACCGTGTGCTGCCGCTCGTCTACGAGGAGGTCCGCCGGCTGGCTCGGAGCCAGCGCTACCGGAACGGGGCCTCGGAGACGCTCAACACGACGGCGCTCGTCCACGAGGCGTACGAGAAGCTGGCCCTCCACGACGGCGATTACGTCGACCGTCAGCACTTCTTCCGCGTCGCCGCGCGGGCCATCCGGCAGGTCCTCATCGACGCCGCCCGGGCGCGGAAAGCGGAGAAGCGTGGCGGCGGGACGCCCGACGTCTCGCTCGACGGCGTCGCCGTGGCCAGCCCGGCCCGGGACGACGAGGCGCTCGCGCTCGACGAGGCGCTCGACCGGCTCGCCGCGCTCGACGACCGCCAGGCCCAGATCGTTGAGCTCCGCTACTTCGTCGGGCTCACGGTGCCCGAGACGGCCGACGTCCTCGACCTCTCGCCGGCGACCGTCAAGCGCGACTGGGCCGCCGCGCGGGCGTGGCTCTACCGCGAGATGCAGCGAACTCGCGACGAGGGCGAGATGGCCTGAGCCCGGGCGGGCGGGTCCGACGGATGAGCCGGATCGCGCGCCGATTCCGCTTTTCCGTCCGACGTCTCCGCTCCGCCGTGCCGACCGACTCCCGCCTCCACCGCCGCGCCGCCGACCTCTTCGCCGACGCGCTCGACCGAGACCCGGCTGAGCGCGAGGCGCTCCTGGCCGACGCCTCCCTCGACCCCGACGTCATCGCCGAGGTCCGCTCGCTCTTGGCCGCGCACGACGACGCGGGCGACGACGCGCTCGCCCCGCTCGCGTTCGGGCCGCCCGGGCCGGAGGCGCTCGTCGGGCAGACGGTCGGGCCATGGCGGCTCGAGGGCGTGCTCGGGACGGGCGGCATGGGCGTGGTCTACGAGGCCCGCCGGGTGGCTGGCGGGTTCGAGCAGCGGGCCGCGCTCAAGCGCGTCCGCCCCGGCGTCGGGGCCGACTTCCACGCGCGGTTCCTCCGCGAGCGGGAGCTCTTGGCCGGGCTCGACCACGCCGGCGTAGCGCGGCTCCTCGACGGTGGCATCGACGGCAGCGGCGCCCCCTACCTCGCCATGGAGTTCGCCGAGGGCGAGCCGATCACGACGTACGCCGACCGGCATGGCCTCAGGCTCCGCGACCGGATCGCCCTGTTCCTTCAGGCCTGCGAGGCCGTCGCCCACGCCCACCGCCACCTCGTCGTCCACCGCGACCTGAAGCCGGCCCACGTCCTCGTGGCCGACGGCGAACGTGGCCGGGCCCGCGTGAAGCTCCTCGACTTCGGGATCGCCAAGCTCCTCAAGGACGACGACGACCCCGGCCTCACGCGGACGGGCGCCGGGCCGCTCACCCCTCAATATGCCGCGCCTGAGCAGGTCCTCGGCCGGCCGGTCACGACGGCGACCGACGTGTACGCCCTCGGCGTCGTCCTCTACGAGCTCCTCACGGGGTCCCGCCCCTACGACGTCGGCGGACTCCCGCTCAGCGAGGCCGCTCGTGTTGTGGCCGAGACCCAGCCGGTACGTCCGAGCCAGGCCGCCTCGAGGACCACTGACCCGAGGCGGCTCCGAGGCGACCTCGACACGGTCGTGCTGAAGGCGCTCGCGAAAGAGCCCGAGCGGCGCTACGCCTCGGCCGAGACGTTCGCCGACGACCTCCGCCGCTACCTCGGCGGGCTGCCGGTCGAGGCGCAGCCCGACTCGGTGCGGTACCGCGCGGGCAAGTTCGTCCGCCGCCACCGGACGGCCGTGGCGTCGGCGACGCTCGTGGTGCTGGCGCTCGTCGGGGGCCTCGGGGCCGCGCTGTGGCAGGCGGCCGAGGCCCGCGCCGAACGGCGGACGGCCCACCGCGTCAACGCGTTCGTCACCGAGATGCTGGCCTCCGCCGATCCGTACGGCGGCGTCGGGCGCGGCGTGACCGTGGTGGAGGTGGCCGACATCGCGGCGGAGCGAGCCGCGCACGACCTCGCGGGCGAGCCCGCGACCGAGGCCGGCGTCCGGCTGGCCCTCGGCGAGACGTACCGGGGCACGGGGGAGTACGAGAAGGCCGAGGCGCAGGTCCGCCGCGCGCTCGCGCTCCGGCAGGCGGCGTACGGGCCACGGCACCCCGAGACGGGAGAAGCCCTCAACGCGCTCGGCGCCCTCCTCATCGAGCGCTCACGGTTCGAGGCGGCCGATCGCGTGCTCGCCCTCGCCCTCGACGTCCACCGCCGTCATCCCGGCGAGCACGGAGCGGCCTACGCCAGGACGCTCGTCCACCTCGGACAGGTCGCCCTCGAGACCGGCGACCTCGACGCGGCCGAGCGCCACCTCCGAGAGGCCATCGCGATGATCCACCGGCACCCGCGACCGGTCCCCCCGGCCCTCCTACGCGCGGGGCTGAACGCGCGGTACACTCTCGGAGTCACGCTTCACGAGGCCGGGGAGTACGCCGTCTCCGACTCCGTCCTCGTCCCGCTCCTGACCGAGATGCGCCGGGCCGACCGCCCTCCCCCCTACCTCGGCACGACACTGACGACGCTCGCCTGGAACCGCGAGTACCTCGGAGAGACCGACCGGATCGAGCCGTACCTCCGCGAGTCGCTCGACTTCCGCGAGGACCGCTTCGGGCCGAGGCACACCGAGACGGGGTACGCCCTCAACGACCTCGCCTATTACTACCACTTCTACGGGACCGAGTACGGAGCGGCCGAGGACGCCTACCGGCAGGCGCTCGAGATCTTCCGCGACGCGCATGGGGAGAACTACACGGCGGTTCCGGCCGTCCTCAACAACCTCGCGTCGCTGTACCGGGGCACGGGCCGCGAGCGGGAGGCCATCCCGCTGCTCGAGGAGGCCGTCGCCATTCAA
This sequence is a window from Rubrivirga marina. Protein-coding genes within it:
- a CDS encoding adenylate/guanylate cyclase domain-containing protein, producing the protein MGRPRLGTSHGRQAARLAPSLIVAWTVTAFVAARVVGIEPPQGETVATAITRSAILGVVLGGVGAWLETGPLARAGRRFPLGAALAARTVAYALAVILGMLAIITVVLWVERRESPAEVLRSPQFWSFVRESNIGLMFVLLVGASFLINLNLQLRRVLGPETLLALLVGRYRRPVREERAFVFLDLTDSTAWAERLGPLAFTDFKNDFFADVAEPVLATGGRIVQYVGDEVMVSWPMKRAERDAAPLRFFFLVDARIEARAERYRQRYGEVPRFKAGCHGGWVVTAEVGDLKRDIVHSGDVVNTAARIEGECRPRGRRLIVSEALHARMPALEETTTEPLGDAPLRGKAEPVALVAIEAARLGTSAGPPAG
- a CDS encoding DUF5687 family protein — protein: MVASLLRLQLLAFWRAPYLGGRIALALAKGAGVAYAVGAAAILGFVLPDLLGAVAPGLPALASVDAAVLPALAVLLVGRQVFQDVPTRGATAFLTLPVSRQRVAAAVLLRSATTPFGVVPLAFAVPFAARAVRAEAGAPAAWAFGLAVLALVVVSHALLVVWKTRLGARPVRTIGVVAGTVGLVAALEGATGGLMAHVRAGGLGLAVLGALAAATLVLAYHALVAALYLDAGGSRRASAARAITGLDRGGTRAFLDLDRRLVTRATFPRSVLANAAVVSVVLTVGALLARRHPAGAFVPTELVLLFSTGPVAGSFGQYAVSFASGYTDRLLTLPGGVEAFVRAKWAGVVVATVTLGVVQAGLVFALASDLVDLVGVSVVFSLGVLAPAALWGATLGPKPLDVSERLLFVNTQSFGAQLLVGSTAALAGGVLSLAGPDRGALVAAALGLVGILLTPLWLRALVRRIHRRRHVVAARFRSAL
- a CDS encoding serine/threonine-protein kinase, with the translated sequence MPTDSRLHRRAADLFADALDRDPAEREALLADASLDPDVIAEVRSLLAAHDDAGDDALAPLAFGPPGPEALVGQTVGPWRLEGVLGTGGMGVVYEARRVAGGFEQRAALKRVRPGVGADFHARFLRERELLAGLDHAGVARLLDGGIDGSGAPYLAMEFAEGEPITTYADRHGLRLRDRIALFLQACEAVAHAHRHLVVHRDLKPAHVLVADGERGRARVKLLDFGIAKLLKDDDDPGLTRTGAGPLTPQYAAPEQVLGRPVTTATDVYALGVVLYELLTGSRPYDVGGLPLSEAARVVAETQPVRPSQAASRTTDPRRLRGDLDTVVLKALAKEPERRYASAETFADDLRRYLGGLPVEAQPDSVRYRAGKFVRRHRTAVASATLVVLALVGGLGAALWQAAEARAERRTAHRVNAFVTEMLASADPYGGVGRGVTVVEVADIAAERAAHDLAGEPATEAGVRLALGETYRGTGEYEKAEAQVRRALALRQAAYGPRHPETGEALNALGALLIERSRFEAADRVLALALDVHRRHPGEHGAAYARTLVHLGQVALETGDLDAAERHLREAIAMIHRHPRPVPPALLRAGLNARYTLGVTLHEAGEYAVSDSVLVPLLTEMRRADRPPPYLGTTLTTLAWNREYLGETDRIEPYLRESLDFREDRFGPRHTETGYALNDLAYYYHFYGTEYGAAEDAYRQALEIFRDAHGENYTAVPAVLNNLASLYRGTGREREAIPLLEEAVAIQRQLLGPDHVDVSFPLINLGRTYVTLGEPERAEAPLREALALRRRAHGDDHTRVGTALDALAAAARGRGRIDEAITLYRQAADTHARALGPDNANVAEMELFLAEALLEREAAGDRDEARRLVGHARPIISATYPDGNDRTAKAEVLAARLGLRPR
- a CDS encoding sigma-70 family RNA polymerase sigma factor, which produces MPSPVAHDVTQLLALARDGDQRALDRVLPLVYEEVRRLARSQRYRNGASETLNTTALVHEAYEKLALHDGDYVDRQHFFRVAARAIRQVLIDAARARKAEKRGGGTPDVSLDGVAVASPARDDEALALDEALDRLAALDDRQAQIVELRYFVGLTVPETADVLDLSPATVKRDWAAARAWLYREMQRTRDEGEMA
- a CDS encoding ATP-binding cassette domain-containing protein, producing MPGVPLTATDLSKRYGTADALRLDDLTIEAGERVGLVGNNGAGKTTFLRLALDLIEPTTGAVVLDGIRVGGPDLGWKHRVGAYLDAGFLVDFLRPQEYFRLVGGAYGMSAATTDARVERFRPFLGAALEGGRLIRDLSLGNAGKVGIVGALLPGTGLVVLDEPFANLDPGARIALERLLREDTGGATVLVSSHDLDHVVGVCTRVLVLADGQLVRDTPATPDTHAELRAFFEAGGGAMAA